CCATACGACGTCTACTTTCGCGTCCGGATTGACGCTTTGAATGCCAAGCGCAAAGGCATTGATGTTATAAATAACTTCGGGAATCGGGAATGCGCCGACGTAACCAATGACATTCGACTTCGTCATTTTTCCTGCCGCAATTCCGGTCAGGTAGCTGGCTTCATAGTTCTTGCCGAAGTAAGTGCTCATGTTGTCCGCTGTTTTGTAGCCGGCCGTATGCATGAACTTCACATTCGGGAATTTCTTCGCCACGTTTAGCGTCGGATCCATGTAACCAAAGCTTGTCGTGAAAATAATGTCGTGATTTTGAGCCAGCTCCGTAATGACGCGTTCCGCGTCCGCGCTTTCCGGTACGTTTTCTACCGTGTCAGCTTTAATGCCAAGCTTCTCTTCCATGTACTTCCTGCCGTTATCATGCTCGAAAGTCCAACCGCCGTCTCCGGGAGGTCCGATATAAACGAATGCGACCCGCGGCAGCTTCTTGCCGCTATCTGTTGCTGACGGCTCTGATGATGTCTGTGTATTGCCGCCGCTTGCTGTTTCGCTTGTTTTGTTATTGCTGTTGCTGGAACAAGCAGATAAAATAACGACCATGAATACGAGCAATGCCAACCCCACTGTACGTGCTTTTGCAAGATGTTTCATATGGTTCCTCCCCAACTCTCTATCATCATCATGACCGCAATGGATGATGTAGACTCAATATACTTCCGTGTCATTACCACGTCAATATATCTTACATGTGATTGGAAATACATATAAAATAACGAAAACTCATTGTGCATGATGCACGTCCGATGACACGCACGTAACAATAGATCACATTATTATCTCCGCCCGCGGATTTGGCGGTATCGCCTAACCGCTTGCCCTAGACTATATTCGTCATCGACATCAAGCAGCAATTCAGCATCTTCTCCGTCGAATTCCAGGATTTCTCCCTCGTAATCCGGCGACGAAAACAGCTTTCGCGCACCCATGTCCCCCTTCAGCCCGCAAAGCGCTTTGTACATGGTATGACGGATAACGGCGGGAGGCATAACGACTCCCCGCATAGAGGAAGCAGCAAAATCCAAAGCCGGATTCTCCTCCATAACAACAAGAAGACGCCGCACCATAGCAGCCGTGACAAAAGGTTGGTCGCCAAGCCCGATGACGACAGCATCGGAAACCGGCAGGCTGGATAGCGCGGCGTCTACACCGGCACGAATGGAATAAGACATGCCAAGACTTGCTTCTTCGCAGACGACGATATTTAATTGAGGTGTATATAGCGTGCTTTCCCTAATATCATGCAGCCATGTTAACGGATCATCCGGACGGACCACAATGTGTATCCGCCCGATTCCGCTAGCCAAGAGAGCACGAAGCGCCAGACTGCCAAGCGCTACGCCCGGCGAAAGCTCGAGCGGCAGCTTCGGTTTGCCCATTCGGCTGCTCTGTCCCGCCGCCAAATAAATTGCGGATAGGTTCATGCCGTTCCTCCTTTTGCCGATCGGCCTTTTGCTTATTCCGCCATTGATATCGCAAAGCTATTAATTCCGCGGCAATACTGACCGCAATCTCGCAAGGACCCTCAGCTCCAATGGATAATCCGATAGGAGCCTTCACGTTAGCAGGAGGGATCTCTCCGTTAAACAGCATGCCAATCCGCTTCGTTGACCCCATAACACCTATATACGTTGGCTTTAAAGCTAATGACCATTCAATCATTTCCCGGTCGTAATGGAGATGATGGCTGCAGATTATGACAGCATCTTCGGCGCTCAGATGCATCCTCCCACGGAGCTGCTCCGGCGTGCCGAGATAATGCTCGGCGCCCGGATAAGCAGCCAGCAAACGCGGCCGCCAGTCCGCGACTATGACGTGAAAGCTGCTTTGCGTCAAAAGTTGATAGATGGGAACGGCATCCGGACCTGCGCCAAACAGAATAACCCGTTGCCTATTCGTTAAGCGGAGACTAAGCTGCCAATCGTAGCAAGACTGGCTGGAAGGGAGCTGCCTAACCTCTTCCGCCGCAAGCTCATAACAGAGCTTTTCTCCCTTCAGCCCGCGCACAAGCTGAACCTCCCTGCCACTATCGAGCAGATCCAGAGCATCCGTCAGAATAGCCCGAAGCGATCCGGCTATGGGTTCAAGAAGCACGCGGATAACTCCGCCGCAGCCCACAGCTTCTCCCCAAATGGGATCGTCGTCCGGGTCCATGTTATATTCCGCAATCTCATACCGGTTAGCTTCCCAAACGGAGGGAACCCGCTCCAGGAGATCGGATTCGATACAGCCCGGACTAACCGTGCCGACGGTATCTCCGCTTAACGGGAACAGCATGGCCGCTCCCGTCTTACGGTATGCGTGTCCCTCAACCCCGATAATGGTTGCCAGGACCGCCGGCTGATCAAGCCGCCGGATCGTTCGCAGAATGTTAATCATGTCCATCGGCAACCCCTCCTGAAAGCCTAAAGTTTTGTTGAGCAACTTACTCAGTAAGCATTCTCCGGAAAAACAATCACATATATGGTTGATTAAAGTCTTGCCAACAGCTCCTTTAAAGTCCGGTCTGCCTCTCGCAACACGAGCGGTTTATCAACCGTCTTCATGATTCTGCTCTCCATTACGATCTGCCCGTCAATCATCACGGTATCCA
This region of Paenibacillus sp. JDR-2 genomic DNA includes:
- a CDS encoding XdhC family protein, with product MDMINILRTIRRLDQPAVLATIIGVEGHAYRKTGAAMLFPLSGDTVGTVSPGCIESDLLERVPSVWEANRYEIAEYNMDPDDDPIWGEAVGCGGVIRVLLEPIAGSLRAILTDALDLLDSGREVQLVRGLKGEKLCYELAAEEVRQLPSSQSCYDWQLSLRLTNRQRVILFGAGPDAVPIYQLLTQSSFHVIVADWRPRLLAAYPGAEHYLGTPEQLRGRMHLSAEDAVIICSHHLHYDREMIEWSLALKPTYIGVMGSTKRIGMLFNGEIPPANVKAPIGLSIGAEGPCEIAVSIAAELIALRYQWRNKQKADRQKEERHEPIRNLFGGGTEQPNGQTEAAARAFAGRSAWQSGASCSLG
- a CDS encoding nucleotidyltransferase family protein, with product MGKPKLPLELSPGVALGSLALRALLASGIGRIHIVVRPDDPLTWLHDIRESTLYTPQLNIVVCEEASLGMSYSIRAGVDAALSSLPVSDAVVIGLGDQPFVTAAMVRRLLVVMEENPALDFAASSMRGVVMPPAVIRHTMYKALCGLKGDMGARKLFSSPDYEGEILEFDGEDAELLLDVDDEYSLGQAVRRYRQIRGRR
- a CDS encoding BMP family ABC transporter substrate-binding protein: MKHLAKARTVGLALLVFMVVILSACSSNSNNKTSETASGGNTQTSSEPSATDSGKKLPRVAFVYIGPPGDGGWTFEHDNGRKYMEEKLGIKADTVENVPESADAERVITELAQNHDIIFTTSFGYMDPTLNVAKKFPNVKFMHTAGYKTADNMSTYFGKNYEASYLTGIAAGKMTKSNVIGYVGAFPIPEVIYNINAFALGIQSVNPDAKVDVVWSNTWYDPTAERQAAISLLDKGADVLLAYQDSPATLQAAAERGALAGGNDSDMTRYAPDAYLTNPTWNWGPYYTKVVQSVIDGTWKSEQFSGDMVDGMVGLAPLGPSIPDDVKKLVEDAKAKIISGELDVFSGPITDASGASKQEAGQTMSLEQILEMNWFVKGIEGTIPK